The DNA sequence GCGTCAGACCAATGACATCCGTCGCCAGGTTCTGGACCGAAAGCCGGCCGGGGAAGTGCAGGTAGCCGATCCTAAGGTGGTTTATCCGGCCAAGGCGAAAGTCCTGGAAAGCATCGAGGCTTTGATCCACCATTTTCACATTGCCAGTGAAGGGTTTCCTGTGCCCAAAGGAGAGGTTTACGCCAGCATTGAGTCCCCTAAAGGGGAGCTGGGATTTTATTTGGTAAGCGACGGCAGCAACAAACCGTGGCGGTTCCGGGTGCGGCCGCCGTCTTTTATCAACTTGAGCGCTCTGTCCACAATGGTTGAAGGGCGGTTGATAGCCGATGTGGTGGCCATCATCGGTTCCATCGATGTTGTCTTGGGAGAAATTGACCGGTGATCGAAAGGTTACGCTTCCATGACGTTGCAGCAGATCGTGGATAAATTGGGGCTGAAACCCCTTTCGGCCATATCTAAGCTCTCGGAAGAAATTACGGGGGGTTATGTGAGCGACCTTTTAAGCGACGTAATGGCCAACGCCAAAGCCGGCGACCTGTGGGTTACGCTGCAAACCCACCAAAACATTGTGGCCGTGGCCAGCCTGAAAGAAATCGCCGGCATTATCCTCATCGGGGGGAGAGAACCGGAAAAATTAACCCTAACCAAGGCGGAAGCAGAAAATATTCCCATTCTTCTCTCTGACCTTCCGGCCTTTGAAGTGGTCGGGCAACTTTACCAGATGGGGATTTCCGGACGAAGATGACCGGGTTGGCTCTGTGCAGGATCTTTCGCTACACATTCTGGATATCGTGGAAAACTCCCTCGCCGCAGGAGCCCGGCGGGTGGAAATTCGCATTGATGAGAATTTAAAAGAAGACCGGATGACCATAGAGATCGTGGATGATGGCTGTGGGATGGATGAAGAAATGATGCAGCGGGCCCTTGACCCCTTTTTTACCACCAAGATTGTCAGGCGCGTGGGCCTCGGGCTCCCGTTGCTTAGCGAATCGTGCCGGATGAGTAACGGAGAACTGTGTCTGCAGTCCAGTCCAGGGCAGGGCACCAAAGTGCGGGCCACGTTTCAACATAGCCACATCGACCGCAAGCCGCTGGGCAATATGGGCGATACCTTAATCACGTTGATCGCGGGGCACCCTGAAGTTGACCTCTTTTACGAGCATCGCAAGGATGGGGCCTTTTTTTCCTTGGATACCCCGGAGATCAAGGCCGCCTTGGGCGATATACCCCTGAATGAACCTCGGGTCATTTCCGCCTTGCGCAGCCATATCCTGGAGGGCCTGGAAGAGTTAGGCAGCTGAGGGAGCAGGAGCATGATCAAGGAGAGGCATAGACTATGAATGAGGAAAAAGGCCGGGCCGGAACCCCCACCAGCGAGATCCTCCCGGAGCAATGGCAAAAGATCGACGCAATCATTGAAAGGTACAAATATAAAGAAGGAACTCTGATCCCCGTTCTCAAGGAAACCCAGGAAGTTGTGGGTTTTCTTCCGCTGGAAGTTCAACACTACATCGCCGCGGGCATGAAGCTGCACCCCAGCCAAGTCTACGGAGTGGTTACCTTTTACTCCCTTTTCACCATGACCCCCCGCGGAAGGCATATCGTCAGGGTCTGCCTGGGCACAGCCTGCTATGTGCGCGGCGGGCAAGCGATTCTGGATTTGTTACGCCAAGAATTTAACGTGGATGTGAACCAGACCACGCCGGATCTTCTCTACACTCTGGAAGTGATCAACTGCCCGGGAACATGTGGCCTGGCGCCGGTGCTGTGCGTGAATGAAGACGTCCACGGAATCCCCGAGCCAGCCAAAGCCCTGGAGATTTTAAAGAACTATACCTAAAATATTTTTCTCTCCGGGAGGGATATAACTATGGCCAAATTATCCATCGAAGACCTGAAAAAAATCAAAGAATCCGTCCAGGCGAGTGTCAACCTCCGTGAAGGAGGGTACCGGGCCAAAGTCAATATCCACATGGGCACCTGTGGCATCGCTTCCGGAGCCCGGGGGCTCATGACCGCCGTCATGAATGAGATCGAAAAGGGGGACATCAAAGACGTCATCGTGACCACCTCTGGGTGCGCGGGGCTCTGCAGCCGCGAACCCATGATTACGGTAGAACTCCTGGGAGGCGCCCCCGTAAAATATATTGATCTCACCCCGGAAAAAATGCGGGAGATCTTCTCCGAGCATGTCCTTGGCGGCAATGTCGTGGAAAAATACGCCCTGGCTGTGGGGAGTGAGACGACGTTTTAGAAGTTTAGGAGGCTATCCATGGCAATGAAAGTTTTTCGGTCCCACCTCCTTATGTGCGCCGGTACCGCCTGTGTCTCTTGCGGAACCTTCAGGGTGCGGGAGCGTTTGGAAAAGGAACTTAAGGACCGGGGACTTGATGAAGAAGTAAAGGTCGTGATCACGGGCTGCAATGGTTTCTGCGCCGAAGGGCCGATCATGGTGGTTTATCCCGAGGGCATCTTCTACGGCAAGCTGAAACCGGAAGACATGCCCCTGATCGTGGAAGAGCATATCCTCAAAGGCCGCCCGGTTCCCAAGCTTTTTTATAAAGAACCGGTCAAGAAAGAGGTTATCCCCCTTCTGAAAGATATTCCGTTCTTCGGCCTGCAAGTTCTGCGGGTACTGCGCAACCGCGGACTGATCGACCCGGAGAACATTGACGAATACATCGCCAAAGATGGGTACGTGGCCCTGCACAAGGCCGTCACCCAGATGACCCCGGAGCAGATCATCGCCGAGATGAAAGAATCGGGCTTGCGCGGTCGGGGAGGAGCGGGTTTCCCTACGGGAGATAAATGGGCAGAAGCCGGAAAGTACAAACGCTTCCCCAAATACGTGATCTGCAACGGTGACGAAGGCGACCCCGGGGCATTCATGGACCGTTCTGTCCTGGAAGCCGATCCCCATGCCGTTCTGGAAGGCATGGCCATCTGCGCCAAATCGATCGATGCTAACGAAGGATATCTTTACGTCCGCGCCGAGTATCCTCTGGCCATCAAGCGTCTGAACCAAGCCATTGAGCAGGCCAGAAGCTATGGCCTCTTGGGGAAAGATATTTTTGGAACGGGTTTCGAATTTGATGCCTATGTTTATCCGGGGGCGGGGGCCTTCGTCTGCGGAGAATCCACAGCCCTGATGTTTTCCCTGGAAGGGAAGAGAGGAATGCCCAGAGCCAAACC is a window from the Deltaproteobacteria bacterium genome containing:
- a CDS encoding NAD(P)H-dependent oxidoreductase subunit E, which codes for MKVFRSHLLMCAGTACVSCGTFRVRERLEKELKDRGLDEEVKVVITGCNGFCAEGPIMVVYPEGIFYGKLKPEDMPLIVEEHILKGRPVPKLFYKEPVKKEVIPLLKDIPFFGLQVLRVLRNRGLIDPENIDEYIAKDGYVALHKAVTQMTPEQIIAEMKESGLRGRGGAGFPTGDKWAEAGKYKRFPKYVICNGDEGDPGAFMDRSVLEADPHAVLEGMAICAKSIDANEGYLYVRAEYPLAIKRLNQAIEQARSYGLLGKDIFGTGFEFDAYVYPGAGAFVCGESTALMFSLEGKRGMPRAKPPRSAEAGLWGQPTVLNNVETFANVPRIILNGAKWFNSLGTEKSKG
- a CDS encoding NAD(P)H-dependent oxidoreductase subunit E gives rise to the protein MNEEKGRAGTPTSEILPEQWQKIDAIIERYKYKEGTLIPVLKETQEVVGFLPLEVQHYIAAGMKLHPSQVYGVVTFYSLFTMTPRGRHIVRVCLGTACYVRGGQAILDLLRQEFNVDVNQTTPDLLYTLEVINCPGTCGLAPVLCVNEDVHGIPEPAKALEILKNYT
- a CDS encoding ATP-binding protein translates to MQDLSLHILDIVENSLAAGARRVEIRIDENLKEDRMTIEIVDDGCGMDEEMMQRALDPFFTTKIVRRVGLGLPLLSESCRMSNGELCLQSSPGQGTKVRATFQHSHIDRKPLGNMGDTLITLIAGHPEVDLFYEHRKDGAFFSLDTPEIKAALGDIPLNEPRVISALRSHILEGLEELGS
- a CDS encoding NADH-quinone oxidoreductase subunit D (Catalyzes the transfer of electrons from NADH to quinone); protein product: RQTNDIRRQVLDRKPAGEVQVADPKVVYPAKAKVLESIEALIHHFHIASEGFPVPKGEVYASIESPKGELGFYLVSDGSNKPWRFRVRPPSFINLSALSTMVEGRLIADVVAIIGSIDVVLGEIDR
- a CDS encoding serine kinase; translated protein: MTLQQIVDKLGLKPLSAISKLSEEITGGYVSDLLSDVMANAKAGDLWVTLQTHQNIVAVASLKEIAGIILIGGREPEKLTLTKAEAENIPILLSDLPAFEVVGQLYQMGISGRR
- a CDS encoding (2Fe-2S) ferredoxin domain-containing protein: MAKLSIEDLKKIKESVQASVNLREGGYRAKVNIHMGTCGIASGARGLMTAVMNEIEKGDIKDVIVTTSGCAGLCSREPMITVELLGGAPVKYIDLTPEKMREIFSEHVLGGNVVEKYALAVGSETTF